A single Brachybacterium sillae DNA region contains:
- the mraZ gene encoding division/cell wall cluster transcriptional repressor MraZ, translated as MFLGTFTPKLDEKGRLIFPAKFRDELASGLVMTRGQEHCIAVYPLAEFKQKLDEARRAPTTDQRTRDYLRVLLSGAEDVIPDKQGRITIPGHLRTYAGLDRECAVIGALDRLEIWSLPAWETYLEQKEEGFAQTAEEVVPGLF; from the coding sequence ATGTTCCTCGGAACGTTCACGCCCAAGCTCGATGAGAAAGGTCGGCTGATCTTCCCCGCGAAGTTCCGTGACGAACTCGCGAGCGGTCTGGTCATGACCCGTGGCCAGGAGCACTGCATCGCGGTGTACCCGCTCGCGGAGTTCAAACAGAAGCTCGACGAGGCCCGCCGGGCCCCGACGACCGACCAGCGCACCCGCGACTACCTCCGCGTGCTCCTCTCCGGAGCCGAGGACGTCATCCCCGACAAGCAGGGGCGCATCACCATTCCGGGTCATCTCCGCACCTACGCGGGGCTGGACCGGGAGTGCGCCGTCATCGGCGCACTCGACCGGCTCGAGATCTGGTCACTCCCCGCGTGGGAGACCTACCTCGAGCAGAAGGAGGAGGGCTTCGCCCAGACCGCCGAGGAGGTGGTGCCCGGGCTGTTCTGA
- a CDS encoding cold-shock protein yields the protein MAQGSVKWFNAEKGYGFIEIDGGGADVFVHHSKIDMDGYRTLDEGQRVEFEVSQGDKGPQAEKVRPLA from the coding sequence ATGGCGCAGGGCTCGGTCAAGTGGTTTAACGCCGAGAAGGGCTACGGCTTCATCGAGATCGACGGTGGCGGTGCGGACGTGTTCGTCCACCACAGCAAGATCGACATGGACGGTTACCGCACCCTCGATGAGGGTCAGCGCGTGGAGTTCGAGGTCTCGCAGGGCGATAAGGGCCCGCAGGCGGAGAAGGTGCGCCCGCTCGCCTGA
- the rsmH gene encoding 16S rRNA (cytosine(1402)-N(4))-methyltransferase RsmH yields the protein MPHSLPAEQRHLPVLRDRCVELLLPALQHDGAVYVDGTLGMGGHATAILDAAPQARLVGIDRDAQALDLARERLQRAGHGDRITLVHATYDRIPEVLDDLGLPGAAAILLDLGLSSFQIDTDERGFSYAVDAPLDMRMDPDSGGPTAADLLADLPEEEIARILHDLGDERHARRIARAVVRTRQAAPLTRSAQLVDLIEQAVPAVARHRGGHPAKRSFQALRIAVNRELEILVDALEGALDALLPGGRLAVESYHSGEDRLVKTAFHRRTTSSAPPGLPVELEEHRPRFAALTRGAEKADDAELARNPRAASVRLRAVERLSIPS from the coding sequence ATGCCGCACAGCCTGCCGGCCGAGCAGCGCCACCTCCCCGTCCTGCGGGACCGGTGCGTCGAGCTGCTCCTGCCCGCCCTCCAGCACGACGGCGCGGTCTACGTCGACGGGACCCTCGGCATGGGTGGCCATGCCACCGCCATCCTGGACGCGGCACCGCAGGCCCGCCTGGTCGGTATCGACCGCGACGCCCAGGCTCTGGACCTCGCCCGCGAGCGCCTCCAGCGCGCCGGCCACGGCGATCGCATCACCCTGGTGCACGCCACCTATGACCGCATCCCCGAGGTCCTCGACGACCTCGGCCTGCCCGGCGCCGCCGCGATCCTGCTGGACCTGGGACTGTCCAGCTTCCAGATCGACACGGACGAGCGCGGGTTCTCCTACGCCGTCGACGCTCCGCTCGACATGCGCATGGACCCCGACTCCGGCGGCCCCACCGCCGCCGACCTCCTGGCCGACCTGCCGGAGGAGGAGATCGCGCGGATCCTGCATGACCTGGGGGATGAGCGCCACGCCCGACGCATCGCCCGTGCCGTGGTCCGCACCCGGCAGGCCGCACCGCTGACCCGCAGCGCCCAGCTCGTCGACCTCATCGAGCAGGCCGTGCCCGCCGTCGCCCGTCACCGCGGCGGCCACCCCGCCAAGCGCAGCTTCCAGGCGCTGCGGATCGCGGTGAACCGGGAGCTGGAGATCCTCGTCGACGCGCTGGAGGGCGCCCTCGACGCCCTGCTGCCGGGTGGGCGACTGGCCGTCGAGTCCTACCACTCGGGGGAGGACCGGTTGGTGAAGACGGCGTTCCATCGCCGCACCACCTCGAGCGCCCCGCCGGGTCTGCCGGTCGAACTCGAGGAGCATCGCCCCCGGTTCGCCGCCCTCACCCGTGGCGCCGAGAAGGCCGATGACGCCGAACTCG
- a CDS encoding SAV_6107 family HEPN domain-containing protein, translating to MTAVTARARRLDAELDRLAQAQRLLARARGARAEAPRDAFALSHLAALRGAGILVRRAAATRRRRLPLNVWQALHRVGGEDAAWAQQMEPLVREGERLERSERHHPDPRLLAQHLELTAAALARIEQELLGAEGASLPLAG from the coding sequence ATGACAGCGGTGACGGCACGGGCGCGGCGTCTGGACGCCGAACTCGATCGGCTGGCACAGGCCCAGCGGCTGCTGGCGCGGGCCCGTGGGGCGCGGGCCGAGGCCCCGCGCGACGCCTTCGCGCTCAGCCACCTGGCGGCACTGCGGGGTGCGGGCATCCTCGTGCGGCGCGCTGCTGCCACCCGCAGGCGGAGACTGCCGCTGAACGTGTGGCAGGCATTGCACCGCGTCGGCGGGGAGGACGCCGCCTGGGCACAACAGATGGAGCCCCTGGTGCGGGAGGGGGAGAGGCTGGAGCGCAGCGAGCGCCATCACCCCGATCCGCGGCTGCTGGCGCAGCATCTGGAGCTGACCGCAGCGGCCCTCGCCCGCATCGAACAGGAACTGCTCGGAGCGGAGGGGGCGAGCCTTCCGCTCGCCGGGTGA
- the dinB gene encoding DNA polymerase IV, translated as MTPDPRPSDDMATILHVDMDAFFASVEIRDDPSLVGLPVVVGGAGPRGVVAAASYPARARGIHSAMPMATARRLAPDLVIVPPRGAHYRAVSREVMEVLHTVTPEVDQVSIDEAFLDVRGARRLLGEPAHIAELLRGRIRQQVGLPSSVGVGASRAVAKIASARAKPDGLLVVPVEDTARFLAPLPVGTISGVGPRAVTELGRLGVRTVGDLLAVPPSALRRAVGPQAEALRRLAAGEDRTGLETRRVRDRSLGTERTFDIDLTDPLEIRARLTAMADEVARSLRRHDMLTRTVSIKLRRHDSRTITRSVTLDQPTASSERLREHVIALWERSREEVPRVRLAGVRAENLRRRDEGAEPLELTGRTTGWSDLEAAWDRIGDRFGQGSVHRGSQIRPAGPARPIDAGGPADSTRFSDPRGDRAVPRAQDGGLS; from the coding sequence GTGACCCCGGACCCCCGCCCGAGCGACGACATGGCGACCATCCTGCACGTCGACATGGACGCCTTCTTCGCCTCCGTGGAGATCCGCGACGACCCGTCTCTCGTAGGGCTGCCGGTGGTGGTCGGCGGGGCGGGGCCCCGCGGTGTCGTCGCCGCCGCGAGCTACCCCGCCCGGGCGCGCGGCATCCACTCCGCCATGCCGATGGCCACGGCGCGGCGTCTCGCCCCTGATCTGGTGATCGTCCCGCCGCGCGGTGCCCACTACCGGGCCGTCTCCCGGGAGGTGATGGAGGTGCTGCACACCGTCACGCCGGAGGTTGACCAGGTGAGCATCGACGAGGCCTTCCTCGACGTGCGCGGTGCCCGGCGCCTGTTGGGGGAGCCCGCCCACATCGCCGAACTGCTGCGCGGACGCATCCGCCAGCAGGTGGGCCTGCCCAGCAGCGTCGGTGTGGGTGCCTCGCGGGCGGTCGCCAAGATCGCCTCCGCCCGGGCGAAGCCCGACGGGCTGCTGGTCGTCCCCGTCGAGGACACCGCGCGTTTCCTCGCCCCCCTGCCCGTCGGCACCATCAGCGGCGTCGGCCCCCGGGCCGTGACAGAGCTCGGCCGGCTCGGGGTGCGCACCGTCGGGGACCTCCTCGCGGTGCCACCCTCGGCGTTGCGCCGCGCCGTCGGTCCGCAGGCCGAGGCCCTGCGGCGGCTCGCGGCGGGGGAGGACCGCACCGGTCTGGAGACCCGCCGGGTCCGCGACCGCTCCCTCGGGACCGAGCGCACCTTCGACATCGACCTCACCGACCCGCTGGAGATCCGCGCCCGCCTGACGGCCATGGCCGATGAGGTCGCCCGCTCCCTGCGCCGCCACGACATGCTCACCCGCACCGTGAGCATCAAGCTGCGTCGGCACGACTCCCGCACGATCACCCGCTCCGTCACCCTCGACCAGCCCACCGCGAGCAGTGAGCGCCTCCGGGAACACGTGATCGCCCTGTGGGAACGCAGCCGCGAGGAGGTGCCGCGGGTGCGCCTGGCCGGGGTGCGGGCCGAGAACCTCCGCCGTCGCGACGAGGGGGCCGAACCCTTGGAGCTCACCGGGCGCACCACCGGGTGGTCCGATCTCGAAGCCGCGTGGGACCGGATCGGTGACCGCTTCGGGCAGGGCAGCGTGCACCGTGGCTCCCAGATCCGACCCGCCGGTCCGGCCCGACCCATCGATGCGGGCGGGCCCGCCGACTCGACCCGATTCTCCGATCCGCGGGGTGACCGAGCGGTTCCTCGCGCTCAGGACGGCGGCTTATCCTGA
- a CDS encoding proteasome assembly chaperone family protein, translating to MRDPRDLYSFASPEVIGAIPRGPLPLVHALPGIVDAGNACRIAVRYLRDSLRNVRVVTFDTDELIDYRGSRPQAVFNGSAYTEVEMPEIALYLVYDERDTPFLLLDGPEPDLQWRRFAEALIDLVEYFEVDRVLSMKAIPMAVPHTRPIGLIAHANDPSLLAGEQRRTAQDSGEIVIPAAFGTFLEKELERAGHPAMGYAAQVPHYLSRTDFPAGSLALLRRISDAAGLEIPLVDLGDLSDAAMAALDGTISDNDDARGIVDALEEQYDAVTQETGSAGLATTADLPTADELGDHFERFLAARQEPPEGGSSTPAGS from the coding sequence GTGCGCGATCCCCGAGACCTCTACAGCTTCGCCTCGCCCGAGGTGATCGGGGCGATCCCCCGTGGACCTCTGCCGCTGGTGCATGCGCTGCCGGGCATCGTGGATGCCGGGAACGCCTGCCGCATCGCCGTGCGGTACCTGCGCGACAGCCTGCGCAACGTCCGCGTGGTCACCTTCGACACCGACGAGCTCATCGACTACCGCGGGTCGCGCCCTCAGGCGGTCTTCAACGGTTCTGCCTACACCGAGGTGGAGATGCCGGAGATCGCGCTCTACCTGGTGTACGACGAGCGGGACACCCCGTTCCTGTTGCTCGATGGGCCGGAGCCGGATCTGCAGTGGCGACGTTTCGCCGAGGCCCTGATCGACCTGGTGGAGTACTTCGAGGTCGATCGGGTGCTCAGCATGAAGGCGATCCCGATGGCGGTGCCGCACACCCGCCCGATCGGGCTCATCGCCCATGCGAACGACCCGTCCCTGCTGGCGGGGGAGCAGCGCCGCACGGCGCAGGATTCCGGCGAGATCGTGATCCCCGCCGCCTTCGGCACCTTCCTGGAGAAGGAACTGGAGCGGGCCGGGCACCCCGCCATGGGGTATGCGGCACAGGTCCCGCACTACCTCTCCCGCACGGATTTCCCGGCGGGTTCCCTCGCTCTGCTGCGACGCATCAGCGACGCCGCCGGCCTCGAGATCCCGCTGGTGGACCTCGGAGACCTGTCGGATGCCGCGATGGCAGCACTGGACGGCACCATCTCCGACAACGACGACGCCCGGGGCATCGTCGATGCCCTGGAGGAGCAGTACGACGCGGTCACGCAGGAGACCGGATCGGCAGGGTTGGCGACCACCGCGGATCTGCCGACCGCCGACGAGCTCGGCGACCATTTCGAGCGGTTCCTCGCCGCCCGGCAGGAGCCGCCGGAGGGCGGGTCCTCCACCCCTGCCGGGTCCTGA
- a CDS encoding DUF3040 domain-containing protein: MPLSEHEQRMLDDLERRLHADDPTFARGFEGPRPTRDRRRQLLGLIALLAGLALLILAVELSAVWLGVLAFVLMLGGGLIAVTAPEMDPDHHRTAPQTAGPRAPHPAGGAQRPTNRGFVQRMEQRWERRTEDDRGL, translated from the coding sequence ATGCCGCTGTCCGAGCATGAGCAGAGAATGCTCGACGACCTCGAACGACGCCTTCACGCGGACGATCCCACCTTCGCGCGTGGCTTCGAGGGCCCCCGACCCACCCGAGACCGCCGACGCCAGCTGCTCGGCCTGATCGCCCTGCTGGCGGGCCTCGCCCTGCTGATCCTGGCGGTCGAACTGTCGGCCGTCTGGCTCGGCGTGCTCGCCTTCGTGCTCATGCTCGGGGGTGGGCTGATCGCCGTCACCGCCCCGGAGATGGATCCGGACCACCATCGCACCGCCCCGCAGACCGCGGGCCCGCGCGCCCCCCATCCCGCCGGTGGTGCGCAGCGACCGACGAACCGGGGGTTCGTCCAGCGCATGGAACAGCGCTGGGAGCGGCGCACCGAGGACGACCGCGGTCTCTGA
- a CDS encoding spermidine synthase, with product MASRSRRARTASSSGSPADPPLGTAVPIASGTARLVPEADGGVLLEVNGVQSSYHHPDPEHLVFEYMRWMDTVARQLLPTPQDGDGLEMGHLGGGACTLARAFAAHWPGAKQTVVEIDGPLVDLVRSGLDLPRPPRMKVRVGDAAEVLRSWRDDRFTLLVRDVFSGDTTPQELRTSAAAAEARRVVRPGGTYLLNVASAPGTSVIAAELGALSEAFEHLAVIAEPAQLQGKRRGNVVIAAGDDPLPAGLDRALRADAVTVRLADQAVVAELTRRGRATLGL from the coding sequence GTGGCCTCCCGTTCCCGTCGCGCACGCACCGCGTCCTCCTCCGGCTCCCCTGCCGACCCGCCCCTGGGCACCGCCGTCCCCATCGCGTCCGGGACCGCCCGCCTGGTGCCGGAGGCCGATGGCGGGGTGCTGCTGGAGGTGAACGGGGTGCAGAGCTCCTATCACCACCCCGATCCCGAACACCTGGTCTTCGAGTACATGCGCTGGATGGACACGGTGGCCAGGCAGCTGCTGCCCACGCCGCAGGACGGCGACGGCCTGGAGATGGGACACCTCGGCGGCGGGGCATGTACCCTCGCGCGCGCCTTCGCCGCCCACTGGCCCGGGGCGAAACAGACCGTGGTGGAGATCGACGGGCCGCTGGTGGACCTCGTCCGCTCGGGTCTCGACCTGCCCCGCCCGCCACGGATGAAGGTCCGGGTGGGTGATGCCGCGGAGGTGCTGCGCAGCTGGCGCGACGACCGCTTCACCCTGCTGGTGCGAGACGTCTTCTCCGGGGACACCACCCCGCAGGAACTGCGCACCTCCGCGGCGGCGGCCGAGGCCCGACGTGTCGTGCGCCCCGGCGGCACCTACCTGCTGAACGTGGCCTCCGCGCCGGGGACGTCGGTGATCGCGGCGGAACTCGGGGCGCTGTCGGAGGCCTTCGAGCACCTGGCGGTGATCGCCGAGCCGGCGCAGTTGCAGGGCAAACGCCGCGGGAACGTGGTGATCGCCGCCGGTGATGACCCCCTGCCGGCGGGCCTGGATCGGGCGCTGCGCGCCGACGCCGTCACCGTGCGCCTGGCCGACCAGGCGGTGGTGGCGGAGCTGACCCGCCGTGGTCGCGCGACGCTCGGCCTATGA